A window from Rhinolophus sinicus isolate RSC01 linkage group LG01, ASM3656204v1, whole genome shotgun sequence encodes these proteins:
- the SPTSSB gene encoding serine palmitoyltransferase small subunit B isoform X1 produces the protein MSRQTFHSLKKPTMDFRRVKDYFSWLYYQYQIISCCAVLEPWEQSMFNTILLTIVAMVVYTAYVFIPIHIRLAWEFFSKMCGYHSTISN, from the coding sequence GACAGACTTTCCACAGCTTGAAGAAGCCAACCATGGATTTCAGGCGTGTAAAGGACTATTTCTCCTGGCTCTACTATCAATACCAGATCATAAGCTGCTGTGCCGTCCTGGAGCCCTGGGAGCAATCCATGTTCAACACCATCTTGCTAACCATTGTTGCTATGGTGGTGTATACGGCCTATGTTTTTATCCCAATCCACATCCGCCTCGCTTGggaatttttctccaaaatgtgcGGCTATCACAGTACAATTTCTAATTGA
- the SPTSSB gene encoding serine palmitoyltransferase small subunit B isoform X2, which produces MDFRRVKDYFSWLYYQYQIISCCAVLEPWEQSMFNTILLTIVAMVVYTAYVFIPIHIRLAWEFFSKMCGYHSTISN; this is translated from the coding sequence ATGGATTTCAGGCGTGTAAAGGACTATTTCTCCTGGCTCTACTATCAATACCAGATCATAAGCTGCTGTGCCGTCCTGGAGCCCTGGGAGCAATCCATGTTCAACACCATCTTGCTAACCATTGTTGCTATGGTGGTGTATACGGCCTATGTTTTTATCCCAATCCACATCCGCCTCGCTTGggaatttttctccaaaatgtgcGGCTATCACAGTACAATTTCTAATTGA